A single region of the Methanococcoides sp. AM1 genome encodes:
- a CDS encoding thiamine pyrophosphate-dependent enzyme — protein sequence MNSTDRNIGTSELTGLEALYFALIDSKVEMVTGVAGFPVTAVMNYFEKNLGSDIPTLWMTNEKVALEAALGASISGKRALVLTKHVGMNVLSDPLVTAVTHTIGAGVVIIAGDDPGVRASQNEQDSRWYGEVAEVAVFDPSNPDAAYSSLTRAFELSESTKTPVIVRITDRLEKATGPVTRSDNFRKTEVTFDRSIWELTMRGKHQHFHINVQPLLVDEAENTSLTRSVKAGKTGIISSGYPSLLVDELLSEKQLEVSHLSLNVVSPPPIRKLRDFISDHEKVLVVEESEAFIESHISICGNVLGKMTGHLPYGRIEKEQIGFAIENFDKEKITEYTFIETIKGRGSRSLCEDCLFMPVYRMLHDLNILIAGDMGCSIRSAPAPLEAVDVGFALGAAISTAIGFDKKSVAVIGDFGLSHSGIVGLINAIENKRDVLVMVLDNRTAAMTGGQSTPDLTDAVKALCDDVTVFEFNDPEVAGSRIGELEELVRDKLSVKGVSVIYVRADCVLYR from the coding sequence ATGAACAGCACTGACAGGAACATCGGAACTTCAGAACTTACCGGGCTGGAAGCGCTCTATTTTGCATTGATCGACAGCAAGGTGGAAATGGTCACGGGAGTTGCCGGATTCCCTGTCACTGCCGTAATGAACTATTTTGAGAAGAATCTCGGATCTGACATTCCCACGCTCTGGATGACGAATGAGAAGGTCGCCCTGGAGGCAGCACTGGGTGCTTCGATCTCAGGCAAACGAGCTCTTGTTCTCACAAAGCACGTGGGTATGAACGTCCTTTCCGACCCCCTTGTTACAGCTGTCACTCACACCATCGGTGCCGGGGTAGTGATCATAGCAGGAGATGATCCGGGGGTCAGAGCATCCCAGAACGAGCAGGATTCACGATGGTATGGCGAGGTTGCAGAGGTCGCTGTGTTCGACCCGTCGAACCCGGATGCTGCATACAGTTCACTTACCAGGGCTTTCGAACTTTCCGAAAGTACAAAGACCCCTGTTATAGTCAGGATAACCGACCGTCTGGAAAAAGCCACAGGTCCTGTCACAAGATCCGATAATTTCAGGAAGACAGAAGTCACATTTGACAGATCGATCTGGGAGCTGACGATGCGTGGCAAGCACCAGCATTTTCACATAAATGTACAGCCATTGCTTGTGGATGAAGCAGAGAATACTTCCCTGACACGATCCGTTAAAGCAGGCAAGACCGGTATAATCTCTTCCGGCTATCCTTCTTTGCTTGTAGATGAACTATTATCCGAAAAACAACTTGAGGTTTCACATCTTTCACTTAATGTCGTATCCCCCCCTCCCATCAGGAAATTAAGGGATTTCATTTCCGACCATGAAAAGGTTCTCGTTGTTGAAGAAAGTGAAGCCTTCATCGAATCCCACATCAGTATCTGTGGGAACGTGCTTGGAAAGATGACCGGACATCTCCCCTATGGTCGCATTGAAAAAGAGCAGATCGGTTTTGCGATCGAGAACTTCGATAAAGAGAAGATCACTGAATATACTTTTATTGAGACCATCAAGGGAAGAGGCTCCCGTTCTTTGTGCGAGGATTGTCTTTTCATGCCGGTCTACAGAATGCTTCACGACCTGAACATTCTGATAGCAGGTGACATGGGCTGCTCCATACGCAGTGCCCCTGCACCCCTTGAAGCCGTTGATGTCGGCTTTGCACTTGGCGCCGCTATTTCCACAGCTATAGGTTTCGATAAGAAGTCCGTTGCTGTCATAGGCGACTTCGGACTTTCACATTCCGGCATCGTAGGCCTAATAAATGCTATCGAGAACAAACGTGATGTGCTGGTAATGGTACTGGACAACAGGACAGCAGCAATGACAGGCGGGCAATCAACTCCTGATCTTACGGATGCTGTAAAAGCTCTCTGTGATGATGTCACTGTCTTTGAGTTCAATGATCCTGAGGTTGCTGGTAGCAGGATAGGGGAGCTTGAAGAGCTTGTGAGGGATAAGCTTTCTGTGAAGGGAGTTTCTGTTATTTATGTCAGGGCTGATTGTGTTTTGTATAGGTGA
- the mmp11 gene encoding methanogenesis marker protein 11, with protein sequence MKEVELTDPYTIPYRGIYAVCDEENKNAEIIEHTNCYSGAAWSRFHYARSPLIQQARAVGNMTRYLVDTGVCDLTLQPSVAAAGIESVVVEGDEVSITYAGLGGGGVGATKCRAFAQGVLRYDVSESGGGKAAKGTIVVPRRERVLIGIDDTDTKEEGATWSMTHNIATALNCNESVYLSHSLVQLFPVAAKTQNCVSTVLEFGCVSKEAKEELLEDLKAALLKYSVSDETGMVVLSSFEASKMEEYSTMCRSGELTKDIAMEHAQKNGVDVWLDGNGVIGALASLAWFARPDESVDLEAKL encoded by the coding sequence ATGAAAGAAGTAGAACTTACAGATCCCTATACCATACCTTACAGGGGCATATATGCAGTCTGCGATGAAGAGAACAAGAACGCAGAGATAATTGAGCATACCAATTGCTATAGTGGGGCTGCATGGTCACGTTTTCATTATGCAAGATCACCCCTGATACAGCAGGCACGTGCTGTGGGGAACATGACCCGCTATCTTGTGGACACCGGAGTATGTGACCTTACACTTCAGCCATCTGTGGCTGCTGCAGGGATCGAGTCCGTTGTGGTCGAAGGTGATGAAGTATCGATAACCTATGCAGGTCTTGGTGGCGGTGGCGTTGGTGCTACTAAGTGCAGGGCATTTGCACAGGGAGTATTACGCTATGATGTATCCGAATCCGGCGGTGGGAAAGCTGCTAAAGGCACTATTGTAGTTCCAAGACGTGAACGTGTTCTTATTGGTATCGATGATACCGACACCAAGGAAGAGGGCGCCACATGGTCCATGACACACAACATTGCAACGGCGCTTAACTGCAACGAATCCGTCTATCTTTCTCATTCACTTGTACAGCTTTTCCCGGTAGCGGCAAAGACGCAGAACTGTGTTTCCACTGTGCTGGAATTCGGTTGTGTCAGCAAGGAAGCAAAGGAAGAGCTTCTGGAAGACCTGAAGGCTGCACTTCTCAAATACAGTGTGTCCGATGAGACCGGAATGGTCGTACTATCATCCTTTGAAGCCTCTAAAATGGAGGAATACAGCACCATGTGTCGCAGCGGGGAGCTTACTAAGGATATTGCCATGGAACATGCACAAAAGAATGGCGTTGATGTCTGGCTTGATGGTAATGGTGTCATAGGTGCTCTTGCATCACTTGCGTGGTTCGCACGACCTGACGAATCTGTAGACCTGGAAGCAAAGTTATGA
- a CDS encoding serpin family protein, with product MRKLVTFLAVALCIVSSLFMGCVDSSTVNAETTINVENTINAGSVEDYEIATANNAFAFDLYSMVKNEDQNVIFAPYSIFTAMAVCYDGAEGPTKKQMSNVFNYPLNKLVLEESSQVMIGTINSYNDAYDLETTNALWVLEDYPLNEQYVSNVENYYGGMVTPVDFANEPEESTDTINNWVEEKTNEKIKELIPKGEIGPETRLVITNTVYFNGKWVNEFDADMTRTRPFTLSNGDEKSVKTMYNVGKFNYGEDEKAKILELPYKGDNLCMYMVLPEENNIAEFENDLTLMYYSELKKNMNSADSVEVSIPKFTYNTEAELKSPLIEMGVVDAFFHETANFSGITSNGNLAISEIYHQAFVDVHEKGTEAAAATGAVMEDEGMENTLEFKANHPFLFFIEDKRTGCILFMGKVESPEYEEMS from the coding sequence ATGAGAAAACTAGTAACTTTTTTGGCAGTCGCATTATGCATCGTTTCATCACTTTTTATGGGTTGTGTTGATAGTTCAACTGTAAACGCAGAGACGACGATAAATGTAGAGAATACAATAAATGCAGGATCCGTTGAGGATTATGAAATTGCAACTGCAAACAATGCTTTCGCATTTGACCTGTATTCAATGGTTAAAAATGAAGATCAAAATGTCATTTTTGCACCATACAGCATATTCACCGCAATGGCTGTTTGTTATGACGGGGCTGAAGGTCCCACAAAAAAGCAGATGTCAAATGTATTTAATTATCCTCTCAACAAACTTGTCCTTGAAGAGAGCTCACAAGTGATGATCGGTACGATTAATTCTTACAATGATGCGTATGATCTGGAGACAACAAATGCACTATGGGTACTTGAAGACTATCCATTAAATGAACAGTATGTTTCTAATGTGGAAAATTACTATGGAGGAATGGTGACACCCGTTGACTTTGCAAATGAACCTGAAGAATCCACAGACACCATAAACAACTGGGTTGAAGAAAAAACAAATGAGAAAATAAAGGAACTTATTCCTAAAGGTGAAATTGGCCCGGAAACACGTCTGGTGATAACAAATACAGTTTATTTCAATGGAAAATGGGTAAACGAATTTGATGCGGATATGACAAGAACAAGGCCATTCACTCTTTCAAACGGTGATGAAAAAAGTGTAAAAACAATGTACAATGTAGGGAAGTTCAACTATGGGGAGGATGAAAAAGCAAAGATACTGGAATTGCCATACAAAGGTGATAACCTGTGCATGTACATGGTCCTCCCGGAAGAGAACAATATTGCAGAGTTTGAAAATGATCTTACCCTTATGTATTATAGTGAACTAAAAAAGAACATGAACTCGGCGGATTCCGTGGAAGTATCAATCCCGAAGTTCACATATAATACAGAAGCTGAACTAAAGTCTCCATTAATAGAAATGGGAGTAGTTGATGCTTTTTTCCATGAGACCGCTAATTTCTCAGGGATCACATCAAACGGAAACCTGGCAATATCCGAGATATATCATCAGGCATTTGTAGATGTGCATGAAAAAGGGACAGAAGCTGCAGCAGCAACAGGTGCAGTGATGGAAGATGAGGGAATGGAAAACACATTGGAATTCAAAGCTAACCATCCGTTTTTATTTTTCATCGAAGATAAGAGGACAGGTTGCATACTTTTCATGGGCAAAGTTGAAAGTCCTGAATATGAGGAAATGTCATAA
- the radC gene encoding DNA repair protein RadC, whose product MPDHKIRIHDMPEEERPRERLLKYGSGSLSNAELLSIILRTGSKDENVLNMCARILSEYNLKQLSQANISQLTKMRGIGPAKATQIAAVFELARKLEVYMDDPKRKIRSAGDVYSLLYPKHRELKKEMLTALYLDTKNQILREEVVSVGSLNANIVHPREVFKSALMESSASVILTHNHPSGDPSPSREDIAVTEKLVEGGKILGINVLDHVIIGDGRYVSLKEEGFIS is encoded by the coding sequence ATGCCTGATCACAAAATTCGGATACATGATATGCCTGAAGAGGAACGCCCCAGGGAAAGACTGCTAAAATACGGTTCCGGTTCATTGTCCAATGCAGAACTACTGTCAATTATCCTTCGCACAGGCTCAAAGGATGAGAATGTCCTGAACATGTGTGCGCGTATACTTTCTGAATACAACCTGAAACAGCTCAGCCAGGCAAATATCAGCCAGCTGACAAAGATGCGTGGTATCGGGCCTGCAAAAGCCACGCAGATAGCTGCCGTTTTTGAACTTGCAAGAAAGCTGGAGGTCTATATGGATGATCCTAAAAGGAAGATACGATCTGCAGGTGATGTATATTCACTCCTTTATCCAAAACACAGGGAGCTCAAAAAGGAAATGCTCACTGCCCTCTATCTTGATACCAAGAACCAGATCCTGCGTGAAGAGGTCGTGTCCGTAGGTAGCCTGAATGCGAACATCGTCCATCCGCGTGAAGTGTTCAAGTCAGCACTGATGGAGTCCTCGGCATCTGTCATACTGACACATAATCACCCTTCAGGTGATCCGTCACCAAGCAGGGAGGACATAGCTGTCACTGAAAAGCTTGTTGAGGGTGGCAAGATCCTCGGGATCAATGTTCTGGATCATGTGATAATCGGGGATGGAAGATATGTCAGTCTGAAAGAAGAAGGTTTCATCAGTTGA
- a CDS encoding molybdopterin synthase has product MKVISVIGYKNTGKTTLVTRLVQELSKHGRVGTAKMMTDHRLDNPKADTGKHFDAGADMVTAITNIELVSIQRDPSVEKAIDALADAGMDFAVVEGAKESHIAKIVLGDMDEDVQNVVARLPARSDWDLGELVDIIREQPDHVTLELLLKQIKETPGIEKVGGIGSFTGIVRVDNEDFRTSQLEFESYKTAADASIQKIREEIMQQEGIIDVLIHHKVGTIMPLEDIVYIVVAAGHRQQLFPALAETLERVKSEVPIWKKEITVDGNFWVHDHA; this is encoded by the coding sequence ATGAAAGTCATCTCAGTAATAGGCTACAAAAACACAGGAAAGACTACCCTTGTTACAAGGCTGGTGCAGGAACTTTCAAAGCATGGACGTGTGGGAACGGCCAAGATGATGACTGATCATCGGCTGGATAACCCGAAAGCTGATACAGGCAAACATTTCGATGCCGGAGCTGACATGGTCACAGCTATCACCAACATTGAGCTTGTTTCCATCCAGCGTGACCCTTCTGTTGAGAAAGCTATCGATGCTCTTGCAGATGCAGGCATGGACTTTGCTGTGGTCGAGGGTGCAAAGGAAAGCCATATTGCGAAAATAGTACTGGGAGATATGGATGAGGATGTTCAGAATGTGGTTGCAAGACTTCCTGCAAGGTCTGACTGGGACCTTGGAGAGCTTGTTGACATCATCAGGGAACAGCCTGACCATGTGACACTTGAACTGCTTCTCAAGCAGATCAAAGAGACACCTGGAATAGAGAAGGTAGGCGGTATTGGAAGCTTTACCGGAATAGTCCGTGTGGATAATGAAGACTTCCGGACCAGCCAGCTCGAGTTCGAGAGTTATAAAACGGCTGCTGATGCAAGTATTCAGAAGATCCGCGAAGAGATCATGCAGCAGGAAGGCATCATCGATGTGCTGATCCATCACAAGGTCGGCACCATAATGCCTCTGGAGGATATTGTGTACATCGTCGTGGCAGCTGGCCACAGGCAGCAGCTTTTCCCGGCCCTTGCCGAAACACTTGAGAGAGTTAAATCAGAAGTACCGATCTGGAAGAAAGAGATCACCGTTGACGGTAACTTCTGGGTTCATGATCATGCCTGA
- a CDS encoding symporter small accessory protein codes for MLGIDDPQIWIAYVLCIVSALGCMVYGLLKWNEEEQEDF; via the coding sequence ATGTTAGGAATAGATGACCCCCAGATCTGGATCGCTTACGTACTTTGCATTGTAAGCGCTCTTGGTTGTATGGTTTATGGTCTTTTGAAATGGAATGAAGAAGAGCAGGAGGACTTTTAA
- a CDS encoding sodium:solute symporter, with protein sequence MAVSTPLLGVIVLIYLMIIFYLGLLGYKKTKKIDDYMVAGRTIHPYILALSYGATFISTSAIVGFGGAAGALGMGLLWLAVMNIVVGIFIAFVIFGKRTRSIGARLNAVTFPELLGKRFQSRFIQGFSGALIGVFMPLYAGIVLIGGARFVETTLGVNYDIAVLILTIIVAAYVITGGLIAVMYTDALQGAFMFIGMIILLALTYIKLGGVTAAHEALTDMSTLVPESLVAGGHLGWTAMPAFGTPIWWTLVSTLVLGVGIGVLAQPQLAVRFMTVENDKALNRAVFVGGPFILMMTGVAFTVGALSNVYFQKTEGLIAIAAAKGNTDLIMPEYINGAMPELFVVLFMLTLLAAAMSTLSSQFHTMGTAIGHDLYREFIKKGEVGNTVNITRLGIAVTILASVILAYILPISIIARATAIFFGLCAAAFLPMYIGALFWKRMTKEGAIASMMVGTVSSLFWLTFVHAKEAAPLGISKAIFGVDTLLTGTWTVVDPILVATPLAMIVAIVVSFATKPPSEEHLELCYRK encoded by the coding sequence ATGGCAGTTAGCACACCCCTGCTTGGAGTTATTGTACTTATCTATCTAATGATAATCTTCTATCTGGGATTATTAGGATACAAGAAAACAAAGAAGATCGATGACTACATGGTAGCCGGGCGAACGATCCACCCTTATATTCTTGCACTTTCCTATGGTGCGACATTTATCAGTACATCTGCGATCGTCGGGTTTGGCGGTGCTGCAGGTGCCCTTGGCATGGGTCTTCTCTGGCTTGCAGTGATGAATATCGTTGTCGGTATCTTCATCGCTTTTGTCATATTTGGGAAACGAACAAGAAGCATTGGTGCCCGTCTCAATGCTGTCACATTCCCTGAATTGCTTGGAAAACGTTTCCAGTCCCGGTTCATCCAGGGTTTCTCCGGAGCCCTCATCGGCGTATTCATGCCTCTTTATGCAGGAATTGTCCTGATCGGTGGAGCACGTTTTGTTGAAACTACTCTTGGTGTTAACTATGATATTGCAGTTCTTATACTTACGATAATAGTAGCAGCTTACGTCATTACAGGCGGGCTTATTGCTGTTATGTATACCGATGCATTGCAGGGTGCTTTCATGTTCATTGGTATGATAATCCTGCTTGCACTTACTTACATCAAACTTGGAGGCGTCACTGCAGCACACGAAGCACTCACAGATATGTCAACCCTTGTTCCTGAATCCCTTGTTGCGGGAGGACACCTCGGATGGACCGCGATGCCGGCTTTTGGTACGCCAATCTGGTGGACGCTTGTGTCAACTCTCGTTCTTGGAGTTGGTATCGGTGTGCTTGCACAGCCTCAGCTTGCTGTCAGGTTCATGACCGTTGAGAACGACAAGGCATTGAATCGTGCTGTCTTCGTAGGCGGACCATTCATCCTGATGATGACCGGTGTGGCTTTTACTGTAGGAGCTCTCTCAAATGTCTATTTCCAGAAGACAGAGGGACTTATTGCAATAGCAGCAGCAAAAGGAAATACTGACCTTATTATGCCGGAATATATCAATGGTGCCATGCCGGAATTGTTCGTTGTTCTCTTCATGCTGACACTGCTTGCAGCTGCAATGTCAACTCTGAGCTCACAGTTCCACACAATGGGAACGGCTATCGGACATGACCTCTACCGCGAGTTCATCAAGAAAGGTGAGGTCGGAAACACAGTGAACATAACAAGACTTGGTATTGCAGTAACTATTCTTGCAAGTGTTATCCTTGCCTACATACTTCCAATAAGTATCATTGCAAGGGCAACAGCTATCTTCTTTGGATTGTGTGCAGCAGCATTCCTTCCAATGTACATCGGTGCATTGTTCTGGAAGAGAATGACAAAAGAAGGTGCTATCGCAAGTATGATGGTAGGTACTGTAAGCAGCCTGTTCTGGCTTACATTCGTCCATGCAAAAGAAGCAGCACCTCTGGGTATCTCTAAAGCGATCTTCGGAGTGGATACGTTACTTACAGGAACATGGACAGTTGTTGACCCCATCCTTGTAGCAACCCCTCTTGCAATGATCGTCGCAATAGTTGTCAGCTTTGCCACAAAACCTCCATCTGAGGAACATTTAGAACTTTGCTACAGGAAATAA